From Humisphaera borealis, the proteins below share one genomic window:
- a CDS encoding CBS domain-containing protein, whose amino-acid sequence MPTVRDVLAAKGSKVMTVAPGATVMEAVDKMNRNKIGALVVMDGGSVAGMFTERDVLQRVVGMERGPREMLVGDVMTTEVICCGADEDIEDVAAVMKERRVRHIPVCEQDELIGLISIGDVSAQFASQQQAQISFLSEYIYGRA is encoded by the coding sequence ATGCCTACCGTACGCGATGTTCTGGCGGCCAAGGGTTCCAAAGTGATGACCGTCGCCCCGGGCGCGACCGTCATGGAAGCCGTCGATAAAATGAATCGAAACAAGATCGGCGCACTGGTCGTGATGGACGGCGGTTCGGTCGCGGGCATGTTTACCGAGCGCGACGTGCTCCAGCGGGTCGTCGGGATGGAACGCGGCCCGCGGGAAATGCTCGTCGGGGATGTCATGACGACAGAAGTCATCTGCTGTGGTGCCGACGAAGACATCGAAGATGTAGCCGCCGTCATGAAGGAACGCCGCGTCCGCCACATCCCCGTCTGCGAGCAGGATGAACTGATCGGACTCATTTCCATCGGGGATGTCAGCGCCCAGTTCGCTTCGCAGCAGCAGGCCCAGATCTCGTTCCTGAGCGAGTACATTTACGGTCGGGCCTGA
- the der gene encoding ribosome biogenesis GTPase Der codes for MDPASQPAATRRVLPTVAIVGRPNVGKSSLLNALARRTISIVEDMPGVTRDRISTPLRVTDTAGVDRYIELVDTGGYGFIDSDDLTEHIKQQIEQAMALAQLVLFVVDCDAGLTAGDTEIATLLRSKGIKTVLLANKADSVKSDVSLGDFARLGLGTPLGISATNKRNIDELDALIARNVDLSHAPTEIPEPTMLVAIVGKRNAGKSTLVNAIAKIYEGEEGDKGDRVIVSEVPGTTRDSVDVRFEKDGKALVVIDTAGVRKMRHMVTNDIEFYSFHRAERSIRRADIIMLLIDATERISDPDKKLAGYIAEQHKPVVLVVNKWDLARKLLIEQAQADKTGHRVDDVTLMEQYRAYIDRELRHLDYAPIAFVTAKEGRNVQAALDLCQHLFNQTNQRVSTSKLNTVVREIMTERGPSTKHGRKVKVYYVTQSDVAPPQIVLFVNNPDFLTPQYERYMINRMREMLPFPEVPIRLFTKARKRVDFGTAKDMKGAPPVDAAAFDSGKGDKAVKVRKKGKSVNRAASAKGRRGKVKGGAKKNPKIRRKREGA; via the coding sequence ATGGACCCCGCCTCCCAACCCGCCGCCACCCGACGCGTATTGCCGACTGTTGCCATTGTCGGTCGCCCCAACGTCGGCAAGAGCAGTCTGCTCAACGCACTGGCTCGTCGCACGATCAGTATTGTCGAGGACATGCCCGGGGTGACGCGCGATCGCATTTCCACGCCTTTACGAGTCACCGACACCGCCGGGGTTGACCGGTACATCGAGCTCGTCGACACCGGGGGATACGGATTCATCGATTCCGACGACCTGACGGAGCACATCAAGCAACAGATCGAGCAGGCGATGGCGCTGGCGCAGCTGGTGCTTTTTGTCGTCGACTGCGATGCCGGTCTGACCGCCGGCGATACCGAAATCGCGACGCTGCTGCGCAGCAAGGGGATCAAGACGGTTCTGCTGGCCAACAAGGCCGACAGCGTCAAGTCCGATGTCAGCCTCGGCGACTTCGCCCGCCTTGGTCTGGGGACGCCGCTGGGCATCTCCGCGACGAACAAGCGAAACATCGACGAGCTCGATGCGCTGATCGCCCGCAACGTCGATCTGTCGCACGCGCCGACGGAGATCCCCGAGCCCACGATGCTCGTCGCGATCGTCGGTAAGCGCAATGCCGGCAAAAGCACGCTCGTCAACGCGATCGCGAAGATCTACGAAGGCGAAGAAGGCGACAAGGGGGACCGGGTGATCGTCTCGGAAGTGCCCGGCACCACGCGTGACAGCGTGGACGTACGGTTCGAGAAGGACGGCAAGGCGCTGGTCGTCATCGATACCGCCGGTGTCCGCAAGATGCGGCACATGGTGACCAACGATATTGAGTTCTACAGTTTCCACCGCGCCGAGCGGAGTATCCGCCGGGCCGACATCATCATGCTGCTGATCGACGCGACGGAGCGCATCAGCGACCCCGACAAGAAGCTGGCCGGCTATATCGCCGAGCAGCACAAGCCGGTGGTGCTGGTCGTGAACAAGTGGGACCTGGCCCGCAAGCTGCTCATCGAGCAGGCGCAGGCCGACAAGACCGGACACCGGGTCGACGATGTGACGCTGATGGAGCAGTATCGCGCCTACATCGACCGCGAACTGCGGCATCTCGACTACGCCCCGATCGCGTTCGTGACGGCCAAGGAAGGCCGCAACGTGCAGGCGGCGCTGGACCTGTGCCAGCATCTGTTCAACCAGACGAACCAGCGCGTTTCGACGAGCAAGTTGAACACAGTGGTCCGCGAGATCATGACCGAGCGGGGGCCGAGCACCAAGCACGGCAGGAAGGTCAAGGTCTACTACGTGACACAGTCTGACGTCGCACCGCCGCAGATCGTGCTGTTCGTGAACAATCCCGACTTTCTTACGCCGCAATATGAACGGTACATGATCAACCGCATGCGGGAGATGCTGCCGTTCCCGGAGGTTCCGATTCGGCTCTTCACCAAGGCGCGTAAGCGGGTGGATTTTGGCACCGCCAAGGACATGAAGGGCGCACCGCCGGTGGATGCGGCGGCGTTCGACTCGGGCAAGGGGGACAAGGCGGTCAAGGTTCGCAAAAAGGGCAAGTCCGTCAACCGTGCCGCCAGCGCCAAGGGGCGGCGAGGCAAGGTGAAGGGCGGCGCGAAAAAGAACCCGAAGATCCGGCGCAAGCGAGAAGGGGCCTGA
- a CDS encoding sugar phosphate isomerase/epimerase family protein, translated as MKSAVTISLVSEARGGPFVFWDDLEAGMAKAAALGFDAVEVFAPGPELIAPSVVQPLLAKHNLKLAAVGTGAGWVKHKLRLTSPDAGERSKAIQFVRGIIDAGGPMGAPAIIGSMQGSWGKAGGGDVDKDQALAWLAEALAELSGHAKTQHGVKLIYEPLNRYETNLVNDVASGVKLIQQVSQISAEAGANLTLLADLFHMNIEEADIARAIRAGGHHIGHVHLADSNRRPAGLGHTNFAPIAEALRQIGYTGYISAEAFSYPDADAAAKHTIDVYRSVFA; from the coding sequence ATGAAATCAGCCGTCACCATCTCTCTCGTGTCCGAAGCCCGTGGCGGACCATTTGTCTTCTGGGATGACTTGGAAGCTGGCATGGCCAAAGCCGCGGCGTTGGGGTTCGACGCGGTGGAGGTCTTCGCGCCCGGGCCTGAGCTGATTGCGCCTTCCGTCGTTCAGCCTTTGCTGGCGAAGCACAACCTCAAGCTCGCGGCCGTCGGGACCGGGGCGGGCTGGGTGAAGCACAAGCTCCGCCTGACCTCGCCGGACGCCGGTGAACGATCCAAGGCGATACAGTTCGTCCGCGGCATCATCGACGCCGGCGGACCGATGGGCGCGCCGGCGATCATCGGATCGATGCAGGGATCGTGGGGAAAGGCGGGAGGCGGCGACGTCGACAAAGACCAGGCGCTGGCGTGGCTCGCCGAGGCGCTCGCGGAACTATCAGGCCACGCGAAAACCCAGCACGGCGTCAAGCTGATCTACGAACCGCTCAACCGTTACGAGACCAATCTGGTGAACGACGTCGCCAGTGGCGTGAAGCTCATTCAGCAGGTGTCGCAGATCTCGGCCGAGGCCGGTGCCAACCTGACGCTGCTCGCCGACCTGTTTCACATGAACATTGAGGAGGCCGACATAGCCCGCGCCATCCGCGCCGGCGGACACCACATCGGCCACGTCCACCTGGCCGACAGTAACCGCCGGCCGGCGGGCCTCGGTCACACGAACTTCGCACCGATCGCCGAGGCGTTGCGGCAGATCGGATATACCGGCTACATCTCCGCCGAGGCGTTCTCGTACCCCGACGCCGACGCGGCGGCAAAACATACGATTGACGTGTACCGCAGCGTCTTTGCTTAA
- a CDS encoding zinc-binding alcohol dehydrogenase family protein yields the protein MKAILLKSPGHFERIDIDEPAAPGPGEAVVRVHRVGICGTDLSGYLGKMPFFSYPRIPGHELGVEVVAVGSGVTNVKPGDRCAVEPYMNCGTCHACKKGSTNCCANLKVLGVMTDGGLRDRFVLPARKLHVSTKLSFEQLALVETLAIGCHAVNRSALTAGENCLVIGAGPIGLSSIVFAKLTGAKVIVLDVNAQRLAFCKEKMGVDETIVLNDKVVDDLRRVTDGALPDVVIDATGHNGSMSNAFGYIAPTGRLVYVGITTKEVTFIHPIFHRPEGTLLCSRNALPADFTRIIGLIETGKIDTTPWVTHRTKFEDMTEVFESYTKPETGVIKAVVEV from the coding sequence ATGAAAGCAATCCTTCTTAAGAGCCCCGGCCATTTCGAACGCATCGACATCGACGAACCCGCCGCCCCCGGGCCGGGCGAGGCGGTGGTGCGTGTCCATCGCGTCGGCATCTGCGGGACCGACCTCTCCGGCTATCTCGGCAAGATGCCGTTCTTCAGCTACCCACGCATCCCCGGTCACGAACTGGGCGTGGAGGTCGTTGCCGTCGGCAGCGGCGTGACAAACGTCAAGCCCGGCGACCGCTGCGCCGTCGAACCCTACATGAACTGCGGCACCTGCCACGCCTGCAAGAAGGGCTCGACCAACTGCTGCGCCAACCTGAAGGTGCTCGGCGTCATGACCGACGGCGGCCTGCGCGACCGCTTCGTCCTGCCGGCCCGAAAGCTGCACGTCAGCACGAAGCTCTCGTTCGAACAACTGGCGCTCGTCGAGACGCTCGCGATCGGTTGCCACGCCGTCAACCGTTCGGCGTTGACGGCCGGCGAGAACTGCCTGGTCATCGGCGCCGGTCCGATCGGCCTGTCGAGCATCGTGTTCGCCAAGCTCACCGGGGCCAAGGTGATCGTGCTCGACGTCAACGCCCAGCGCCTCGCGTTCTGCAAAGAGAAGATGGGCGTCGACGAAACGATCGTGCTGAATGACAAAGTCGTCGACGACCTGCGGCGGGTGACCGACGGCGCGCTGCCCGATGTCGTTATTGACGCAACGGGCCACAACGGGTCGATGTCCAACGCGTTCGGCTACATCGCCCCCACCGGCCGGCTGGTGTACGTCGGTATCACGACCAAGGAAGTGACGTTTATTCACCCCATCTTTCACCGCCCGGAAGGGACGCTGCTGTGCAGCCGCAACGCGCTGCCGGCGGATTTCACGCGGATCATCGGGCTGATTGAAACCGGCAAGATCGACACCACGCCGTGGGTGACGCACCGGACGAAGTTCGAAGACATGACAGAGGTGTTCGAGTCGTACACCAAGCCGGAGACGGGCGTGATCAAGGCAGTGGTGGAGGTATAA
- a CDS encoding sensor histidine kinase, translating into MGLAIGGLGGLALTGVVAVIAYRRNARLQQRAFRAERLAELGALTGGLAHEIKNPLSTVQLNLQLLREDITPQDVGPRAHGRLIHRLTTVQRETGRLRDILDDFMRFAGRIEIEKRPVDVHQMFDDLVDFFAPQAQLQKVQLRVRPPAGDGESLVVPLDDRLIKQAILNLMINALQAMPEQGGEIILSAEREGNKVRLQVTDTGVGIPPETIGQIFDVYYSTKKGGTGLGLAITKRVAEEHGGKVYATSEVGKGSVFTIEVPAR; encoded by the coding sequence TTGGGACTAGCGATCGGAGGACTCGGCGGCCTTGCCCTGACGGGCGTGGTCGCGGTGATCGCATATCGCCGCAACGCACGCCTGCAACAGCGTGCCTTCCGCGCCGAGCGCCTGGCCGAGCTTGGCGCGCTCACTGGTGGGCTGGCCCACGAGATCAAGAACCCCCTCTCGACCGTCCAGCTGAACCTCCAACTGCTTCGCGAGGACATCACACCACAGGATGTCGGCCCGCGTGCCCACGGCCGGCTGATCCACCGGCTGACGACCGTCCAGCGCGAAACCGGCCGCCTGCGCGACATCCTCGACGACTTCATGCGATTCGCCGGGCGGATCGAGATCGAGAAGCGGCCGGTGGACGTCCACCAGATGTTCGACGACCTGGTCGATTTCTTTGCCCCGCAGGCGCAGTTGCAGAAGGTGCAGCTTCGCGTCCGCCCGCCCGCCGGCGACGGCGAGTCCCTTGTCGTTCCGCTGGACGACCGGCTGATCAAGCAGGCCATCCTGAACCTGATGATCAACGCTTTACAGGCCATGCCCGAGCAGGGCGGCGAGATCATCCTGTCGGCCGAGCGCGAGGGGAACAAGGTAAGACTGCAGGTCACTGACACCGGCGTGGGCATTCCGCCCGAAACCATCGGCCAGATCTTTGACGTCTACTACTCCACCAAGAAGGGCGGCACCGGGCTTGGTCTGGCGATCACCAAGCGCGTCGCCGAGGAACATGGCGGAAAGGTCTACGCCACCAGCGAGGTGGGCAAGGGGTCGGTGTTCACGATTGAAGTGCCGGCGCGATAG